A genomic stretch from Patescibacteria group bacterium includes:
- the typA gene encoding translational GTPase TypA — translation MTEIRNIAIIAHVDHGKTTLTDRLMQQTGMTESGVSMDSNALELERGITIYSKNTSVMYKGAKINIVDTPGHADFGSEVERVLRSIDSVLLVVDAQEGPMPQTKFVLKKSLELGLKPIVVINKIDKPAARVEWTLEKIYELFLDLGANDEQLDFAVVYAIAKQGIAKKNMADQSDNLNPLLDAILEKVKPASSAAGAELPLRIQPFNLAYDNFIGRLAIGRIYEGAVKQADNVIIKKPSGETRTGKITKLFTFAGISRKEVKVAEAGDIVMIAGLPDIDIGETICADAAQEALPAISVDQPTISLNFLVNNSPFAGREGKYVTSRQIKERLEKELEVNVGLKIDFSSGDYYKVYGRGELHIAILLENMRREGFEMQVSQPTVIIKEEAGIKLEPFEEVTIDVPQESSGVVIEKMAKRKGLMKEMNPEHAGVRMVFEIPVRGLLGYRNEFVVDTRGEGIICTHVAGFKPHVGEIFKSELGSMVSMVSGKALAFSLWNLQERGTLYIGANIEVYEGMVIGNVAKGNDLEVNPIKGKQLTNMRASGADEAIKLTPPYEITLERGLGIMKEDEYLEVTPKNIRLRKMYLTKNDRTKALRVK, via the coding sequence ATGACAGAGATTAGAAATATCGCCATTATCGCCCATGTAGACCATGGGAAAACCACTCTAACCGACAGGTTAATGCAGCAAACCGGCATGACCGAGTCGGGCGTCAGCATGGACTCAAACGCTTTAGAGCTTGAACGCGGCATCACGATTTATTCAAAAAATACTTCAGTGATGTATAAGGGTGCTAAAATAAATATCGTTGATACGCCCGGGCACGCTGATTTCGGTTCGGAAGTGGAGCGGGTTTTGCGTTCCATTGATAGCGTGCTTTTAGTCGTGGACGCGCAGGAAGGGCCCATGCCGCAAACCAAATTTGTTTTAAAAAAATCTTTGGAACTCGGACTTAAACCCATCGTGGTGATAAACAAAATTGATAAGCCGGCGGCCAGAGTTGAATGGACTTTGGAAAAAATTTATGAATTATTTTTGGATTTGGGCGCGAATGATGAACAGCTGGATTTCGCCGTGGTCTACGCTATCGCCAAGCAAGGCATAGCTAAAAAGAATATGGCGGACCAAAGCGACAATTTAAATCCGCTCTTAGACGCTATTTTAGAAAAAGTTAAGCCGGCTTCATCGGCCGCCGGAGCTGAATTGCCCTTAAGAATCCAGCCGTTTAATTTAGCTTATGATAATTTTATCGGCCGGCTGGCTATCGGCCGGATTTATGAAGGCGCGGTTAAGCAGGCGGATAATGTAATAATTAAAAAGCCCAGTGGAGAAACCAGGACCGGGAAAATCACTAAATTATTTACTTTCGCAGGCATTTCCAGAAAAGAAGTAAAAGTTGCCGAGGCCGGAGATATCGTTATGATTGCCGGATTGCCTGATATTGATATCGGCGAAACCATTTGCGCGGATGCCGCCCAAGAGGCTTTACCGGCGATCTCGGTTGATCAGCCGACTATTTCCTTAAATTTTTTAGTTAATAATTCTCCGTTTGCCGGCCGCGAAGGCAAATATGTTACCAGCCGGCAGATAAAAGAAAGATTAGAGAAAGAACTTGAAGTAAACGTGGGTTTAAAAATTGATTTTTCATCCGGAGACTATTATAAAGTTTACGGCCGGGGAGAATTGCATATTGCTATCCTCTTGGAAAATATGCGCCGCGAAGGCTTTGAAATGCAGGTTTCCCAGCCCACGGTAATTATCAAGGAAGAAGCCGGCATTAAGCTTGAGCCGTTTGAAGAAGTCACTATTGACGTGCCGCAGGAATCTTCAGGCGTAGTTATTGAAAAGATGGCAAAACGCAAAGGCTTAATGAAAGAAATGAATCCGGAGCATGCCGGCGTCAGAATGGTTTTTGAAATACCGGTCAGAGGACTTTTAGGCTATCGCAATGAGTTTGTGGTAGATACTAGAGGCGAGGGCATAATTTGCACGCATGTGGCCGGTTTTAAGCCGCATGTCGGTGAAATTTTCAAAAGTGAATTAGGCTCAATGGTCTCCATGGTGTCGGGCAAAGCTTTGGCGTTTTCTTTATGGAATCTTCAGGAGCGAGGCACTTTATATATCGGCGCTAATATTGAAGTTTATGAAGGCATGGTTATCGGCAACGTAGCCAAAGGCAATGATCTTGAAGTTAATCCGATTAAAGGCAAACAGTTAACCAATATGCGCGCTTCAGGCGCGGATGAGGCCATTAAACTGACGCCGCCTTACGAAATTACTTTAGAGCGAGGACTGGGCATTATGAAAGAAGATGAATATCTGGAAGTTACTCCTAAAAATATCCGGCTGCGCAAGATGTATTTAACTAAAAATGATCGGACAAAGGCTCTTAGGGTGAAATAA
- a CDS encoding NAD(+)/NADH kinase has product MKHVYLLTNQDKRNRDINRWFKEKGLSGSLKLAVNPARADWFVVAGGDGALLRAISLFRKYNKPFFGINRGTSGFLLNQIASAEELAKVFLNFSACKLIKLNMLKGEFTAAGAKQAKNFYAFNDFYIKASRGNDRIVGAIKGTKNFPKHEFDGDGVIISTPQGSTAYNYAAGGAIISLGANQLAIKSICTKKSLRAVVPDQGITVEIGRGRATAYADHSKILTNVKKVKVKPSREAVRLAFKPGYDFESKRWHV; this is encoded by the coding sequence ATGAAACATGTATATTTATTAACAAATCAAGATAAGCGAAACCGAGATATAAACAGGTGGTTTAAGGAAAAAGGCCTAAGCGGCTCGCTAAAGCTTGCCGTTAATCCGGCGCGAGCCGATTGGTTCGTGGTGGCGGGCGGCGACGGCGCTTTGCTTCGCGCCATCAGCCTGTTTAGAAAATATAACAAGCCGTTTTTCGGCATTAACCGCGGCACCAGCGGATTTTTATTAAATCAAATTGCTTCGGCCGAAGAATTGGCTAAAGTTTTTTTAAATTTTTCCGCTTGTAAATTAATTAAGCTTAATATGCTTAAAGGCGAGTTTACCGCGGCCGGCGCGAAGCAGGCGAAGAATTTTTATGCTTTTAATGATTTTTACATTAAAGCTTCGCGCGGCAATGACCGTATCGTCGGAGCTATTAAAGGGACTAAAAATTTTCCCAAACATGAATTTGACGGCGACGGCGTTATTATTTCCACGCCTCAGGGCAGTACGGCCTATAATTACGCGGCCGGCGGAGCCATAATATCTTTAGGCGCCAATCAGCTGGCCATAAAATCAATTTGCACCAAGAAATCTTTGCGCGCGGTTGTTCCGGATCAGGGGATAACCGTAGAAATAGGCAGAGGCCGGGCCACGGCTTACGCCGACCACAGCAAGATTTTAACTAATGTTAAAAAGGTTAAAGTTAAGCCAAGCCGCGAGGCGGTTAGGCTGGCCTTTAAACCGGGTTATGATTTTGAATCTAAGCGCTGGCATGTTTAA
- a CDS encoding ribosomal RNA small subunit methyltransferase I → MATLYIVGTPIGNLEDISLRALRILGEVDFILCEDTRVTRKLLAHYKINTPTISYHQHSSENKVEEVINLLSSEKNLALVSDAGTPGISDPGGRLIQRVIEEFGIATNEDAVHPVKSGSAGIPPEAELFNGVKIESVPGPSAVTASLSISGMPTDKFIFMGFPPHKKGRQTFIRRILKSDYPAVVYESKHRIVHFLEELKKAAEENTEMNKKGELENKPINLTSVVVCRELSKMHETVYRGEINRIIEKIKASTNDQKGEFVVIVGK, encoded by the coding sequence ATGGCAACTTTATATATCGTTGGCACGCCGATCGGCAATTTAGAAGATATAAGTTTAAGAGCGCTTCGCATTTTAGGCGAAGTTGATTTTATTTTATGCGAAGATACGCGCGTTACCAGGAAATTGCTGGCGCATTATAAAATTAATACGCCAACCATTTCTTATCATCAGCATTCCAGCGAAAATAAGGTGGAAGAGGTGATTAATTTATTATCCAGCGAAAAAAATTTAGCGCTAGTTTCCGACGCCGGCACACCGGGAATTTCCGACCCGGGCGGAAGATTAATCCAACGAGTTATTGAAGAATTCGGTATAGCAACAAACGAAGATGCTGTTCACCCCGTTAAATCCGGCTCTGCCGGAATTCCGCCGGAGGCGGAATTATTTAACGGGGTAAAAATAGAATCCGTGCCCGGCCCTTCGGCCGTAACCGCTTCGCTGTCAATTTCCGGCATGCCAACCGATAAATTTATTTTTATGGGTTTTCCGCCCCATAAAAAGGGCCGGCAGACTTTTATCCGGCGCATTTTAAAAAGCGATTATCCGGCGGTAGTTTATGAATCAAAGCATCGGATAGTGCATTTTCTTGAAGAATTGAAAAAAGCGGCCGAAGAAAATACGGAAATGAATAAAAAGGGCGAATTGGAAAATAAGCCGATAAATTTAACTTCAGTCGTAGTCTGCCGCGAACTTTCAAAAATGCACGAAACGGTTTATCGCGGAGAGATTAATCGGATTATTGAAAAAATAAAAGCCAGTACTAATGACCAAAAAGGGGAGTTTGTGGTGATAGTGGGAAAATAG
- a CDS encoding divalent metal cation transporter: MKKFLKIIGPGVITGAADDDPSGIATYTQAGARFGYNQLWTMIFILPLMTAVQEACARIGAVTGKGLAAVIKKYYSKKVLSSAVILILVANTINIGADIGAMAEATRLVIPLNFSILTLFFTALILILEIFLSYKVYAKFLKWCALSLIAYPLTVFLVNHPWRELIKATFIPHIEFSFGFLFIIVGVLGTTISPYMFFWQASEEVEEEKSHHLFNHGRPKLSERFMRNLRLDNFLGMLFSQIAAWCIIVVAGTVLHNNGITDVATAADAARALEPLVNTFPNAGLWAKVIFAFGIVGLGLLSIPVLSASASYAVSEAFNWNEGLNLKFKKAHGFYGVITAATVIGLMINYIGINPIKALIFTAVINGVVSVPLLFLINKIASDGKIMGEHKSGRLSRFFLWLTFIIMLFSSLAMFVTLSRG; encoded by the coding sequence ATGAAAAAATTTCTTAAGATAATCGGCCCGGGCGTGATTACGGGCGCGGCTGACGATGATCCATCCGGTATCGCGACTTACACTCAAGCCGGCGCCAGATTCGGCTATAATCAGCTTTGGACCATGATATTTATATTGCCGCTCATGACCGCGGTTCAGGAAGCTTGCGCGCGCATCGGCGCAGTCACGGGCAAAGGTTTAGCCGCGGTTATAAAAAAATATTACAGCAAAAAAGTTTTGTCTTCGGCCGTAATTTTAATTTTAGTCGCCAACACTATAAATATCGGCGCCGATATCGGCGCCATGGCCGAAGCCACGCGCCTTGTTATTCCTTTGAATTTCAGTATTTTAACTTTATTTTTTACGGCCCTGATTTTAATTTTAGAGATTTTTTTATCGTATAAAGTTTATGCCAAATTTTTAAAATGGTGCGCCTTATCTTTGATCGCTTATCCCCTTACAGTTTTTTTAGTTAATCACCCTTGGCGGGAGTTAATCAAGGCCACTTTTATACCGCATATTGAATTTAGTTTTGGTTTTTTATTTATCATCGTCGGAGTTTTAGGCACGACGATTTCTCCTTATATGTTCTTTTGGCAGGCTTCGGAAGAAGTAGAAGAGGAAAAAAGCCATCATCTGTTTAATCACGGCCGGCCGAAATTAAGCGAAAGATTCATGCGTAATCTAAGGCTGGATAATTTTTTAGGCATGCTGTTTTCGCAAATCGCGGCCTGGTGCATTATTGTGGTGGCCGGCACCGTGCTGCATAATAACGGCATTACTGATGTCGCAACCGCGGCTGACGCGGCTCGGGCGCTAGAGCCTTTAGTTAATACTTTTCCTAACGCCGGTTTATGGGCTAAAGTCATTTTCGCTTTCGGCATAGTCGGTCTTGGCCTTTTATCTATACCGGTACTTTCGGCTTCGGCCTCTTACGCGGTCTCGGAAGCTTTTAACTGGAACGAAGGTTTGAATTTAAAATTTAAAAAGGCGCATGGTTTTTACGGCGTTATTACCGCGGCGACGGTTATCGGCTTAATGATTAATTATATCGGCATTAATCCGATTAAAGCTTTGATTTTTACCGCCGTAATTAACGGGGTGGTTTCCGTGCCGTTGTTATTTTTAATTAATAAAATCGCCAGCGACGGGAAAATAATGGGCGAACATAAAAGCGGCCGGCTGTCGCGGTTTTTTCTTTGGCTGACTTTTATCATTATGCTTTTTTCCAGCCTGGCTATGTTTGTAACTTTAAGCCGGGGCTAA
- the pyrH gene encoding UMP kinase, which translates to MKKPKYKRILLKISGEAMKGEREYGIDPEYVSYLAKEIESAHKTGTQIAIVVGGGNIFRGVAGSKRGMDRVTADYMGMLATIFNAMALQDALERLKITTRLQTAIEMKQIAETFIRRKALRHLEKGRVVILGGGTGLPFITTDTTAAMRGLELGCEAIFKATKVDGVYDDDPLKNVNAKKFTTLTLDHAFQNDKIKIMDKSAISLCRANNIHIIVFKLNQKGNFKKSVMGEKIGTTIC; encoded by the coding sequence ATGAAAAAACCCAAATATAAAAGAATTCTTTTAAAAATTTCCGGCGAAGCCATGAAAGGCGAAAGAGAATACGGCATTGATCCGGAATATGTTTCTTATCTGGCCAAAGAAATAGAGTCGGCTCATAAAACCGGAACGCAAATCGCCATCGTGGTCGGCGGCGGCAATATTTTCCGCGGCGTGGCCGGCTCTAAGCGCGGCATGGACAGAGTAACCGCCGATTACATGGGCATGCTAGCCACGATTTTTAACGCCATGGCCCTGCAGGACGCTTTAGAAAGGCTTAAAATAACCACTAGATTGCAAACCGCCATAGAAATGAAGCAAATCGCGGAAACTTTCATCCGCCGGAAAGCCTTAAGGCATTTGGAAAAAGGTCGGGTAGTTATTCTGGGCGGCGGCACCGGCCTGCCTTTTATCACAACCGACACGACCGCGGCCATGCGCGGCCTTGAACTTGGCTGCGAGGCGATTTTTAAAGCGACTAAGGTCGACGGGGTTTACGATGACGACCCGCTGAAAAATGTTAATGCTAAAAAATTCACTACTTTAACCCTTGATCATGCTTTTCAAAATGATAAAATAAAAATCATGGATAAATCCGCCATCTCTTTGTGCCGCGCCAATAATATCCATATTATCGTTTTTAAGCTTAACCAAAAAGGCAACTTTAAAAAATCGGTTATGGGAGAAAAGATCGGCACGACTATTTGCTAA
- a CDS encoding PHP domain-containing protein: MQLKASLHIHTSEDKKDGHIINYNVYNLIDEAKKSGFNVLGFTPHNKFVFKEEFAEYAKKKGLLLIPGVERGLGRFLNKHVIILNCDKTIEKVRTFKQLHKYKGEHPEIFILAPHPTYNRFISVGARKLKKYIDLFDAIEYSAAYSKKMNFHNQRAVAIAGRFKKPIISTADVHVLKKLDTDFAIIEAVDLTAESVLQAIKYGKFKNVTAPKNFFALMGYYINFSVKYIVKYITVKILGLKIRKLELEAVAAEERI; encoded by the coding sequence ATGCAGTTAAAGGCGAGTTTGCATATTCACACCAGCGAAGACAAAAAAGACGGTCACATAATAAACTATAACGTTTATAATTTGATTGACGAGGCGAAAAAAAGCGGCTTTAATGTTTTAGGCTTTACGCCCCATAATAAATTTGTTTTCAAAGAAGAATTTGCTGAATATGCCAAAAAGAAAGGTCTACTTTTAATTCCGGGCGTTGAACGCGGCCTGGGCCGTTTTTTAAACAAGCACGTAATTATTTTAAATTGCGATAAGACCATAGAAAAAGTCAGAACTTTTAAACAGCTTCATAAATATAAAGGCGAGCATCCGGAAATATTTATTTTAGCTCCGCATCCGACTTATAACCGCTTTATCTCCGTCGGCGCCAGAAAATTAAAAAAATATATTGATTTATTCGATGCTATAGAATATTCGGCCGCTTATTCAAAAAAAATGAATTTTCACAATCAGAGAGCCGTCGCTATCGCCGGGCGCTTTAAAAAACCGATTATCTCCACGGCCGACGTGCATGTGCTTAAAAAACTTGATACGGATTTTGCCATAATTGAAGCGGTAGATTTAACCGCCGAGAGCGTGCTCCAGGCCATAAAATACGGCAAATTTAAAAATGTTACGGCGCCGAAGAATTTTTTCGCTTTAATGGGATATTATATAAATTTTTCAGTAAAATATATTGTTAAATATATCACCGTAAAAATTCTTGGCTTAAAAATAAGAAAATTGGAATTGGAAGCTGTGGCCGCGGAAGAGCGGATTTGA
- a CDS encoding class I tRNA ligase family protein, with product MKKFYITTPVYYVNDVPHIGHTYTTVAADVLARYHRALGEETFFLTGTDEHGAKIETKAKEMKLEPKQYADQIAAAFKQAWQELNISHDNFLRTTDAAHMAAAQKALQFMYEKGDIYLGKYEGLYCRGCEQYKNERDLVNGECPDHKTAPEKISEECYNFKLSKYQDELLKLIKKDKFKILPAGRKNEIISFYEKEGLQDISFSRKNVNWGIPIPWDKSHTVYVWADAFLNYLTGLGWNGEAGQLPKFWPASVQLMSKDILRVHSTIWPAMLLSLNLPLPEIIFVHGHFQVNGQKMSKSLGNAIAPRDLIKKYGVDAARYLIMSATAFGHDGDIGWEKFDDKYNADLANGLGNLTARVANLLEINKLELKLKIGNDKKLIKAYQTEMQDFKFDEALKVLWEKLRNGDTVLSDKKPWKLKDQKEIKNILEPIAQDILNVAGLLKPFMPAISEKIIKQFSAKEIKKGEPLFPRI from the coding sequence ATGAAAAAATTTTATATTACAACTCCTGTTTATTACGTTAATGATGTGCCGCATATCGGCCATACTTATACGACGGTGGCGGCTGATGTTTTGGCGCGCTATCATCGCGCGCTTGGCGAAGAAACTTTCTTTTTGACCGGCACGGATGAGCATGGAGCAAAAATTGAAACCAAGGCTAAAGAAATGAAGTTAGAGCCGAAGCAATACGCGGACCAAATCGCGGCCGCCTTTAAGCAGGCCTGGCAAGAATTAAATATTTCCCATGATAATTTTTTGCGCACTACTGACGCGGCGCACATGGCGGCCGCGCAAAAAGCTTTGCAGTTTATGTATGAAAAGGGCGATATTTATTTGGGAAAGTATGAAGGCTTGTATTGCCGCGGCTGCGAACAATATAAAAATGAGCGCGATTTAGTTAATGGCGAATGCCCGGACCATAAAACCGCTCCGGAAAAAATAAGCGAAGAATGTTATAATTTTAAACTTTCAAAATATCAGGACGAATTGCTAAAGCTGATAAAAAAAGATAAATTTAAAATACTGCCGGCCGGCCGCAAAAATGAAATTATCAGTTTTTACGAGAAGGAGGGACTTCAGGATATATCATTTTCCCGCAAAAACGTTAATTGGGGCATACCCATCCCTTGGGATAAATCACATACGGTTTACGTTTGGGCCGATGCTTTTTTAAATTATTTAACTGGTTTGGGCTGGAACGGCGAGGCCGGGCAGCTGCCGAAATTTTGGCCGGCGTCGGTGCAGCTTATGAGCAAAGATATTCTGCGCGTGCATTCAACCATTTGGCCGGCCATGTTATTGTCTCTGAATTTGCCTTTACCGGAAATTATCTTTGTCCACGGCCATTTTCAGGTTAACGGGCAGAAAATGAGCAAATCTTTAGGTAACGCCATCGCGCCCCGGGATTTAATAAAAAAATACGGAGTTGACGCCGCCCGCTATTTAATAATGAGCGCTACCGCCTTCGGACATGACGGCGATATCGGCTGGGAAAAATTTGACGACAAATATAATGCCGATTTGGCTAATGGCCTAGGTAATTTAACGGCGCGAGTCGCGAATTTATTAGAAATAAACAAGCTGGAATTAAAATTGAAAATCGGCAATGATAAAAAATTAATCAAAGCTTATCAGACGGAGATGCAAGATTTTAAATTTGACGAAGCGCTGAAAGTTTTATGGGAAAAGCTAAGAAACGGCGACACGGTTTTAAGCGATAAAAAACCGTGGAAATTAAAAGATCAAAAAGAAATCAAAAACATTTTAGAGCCGATTGCCCAGGATATATTAAACGTGGCTGGCTTATTAAAACCGTTTATGCCGGCTATATCAGAAAAAATTATCAAGCAATTCAGCGCTAAAGAGATTAAAAAAGGCGAGCCGTTGTTCCCAAGAATATAA